One Argiope bruennichi chromosome 5, qqArgBrue1.1, whole genome shotgun sequence DNA segment encodes these proteins:
- the LOC129968159 gene encoding ras-related protein rab7-like codes for MAARKKALLKVIILGDSGVGKTSLMNQYVNKRFTNQYKATIGADFLTKEIGVDDRLVTMQIWDTAGQERFQSLGLAFYRGADCAVLVYDVTAPNTFKSLDGWRDEFLIQAGPRDPDNFPFIVIGNKIDLENRSITTKRALAWCQSKNNIPYFETSAKEAINVEQAFQCVAKNALAQETEVELYNEFPDQIKLTNEQTPRSDSCAC; via the exons ATGGCTGCAAgaaaaaaggctttattgaaaGTAATCATACTTGGAGATAGTGG agttgGGAAAACATCTCTCATGAATCagtatgtaaataaaagatttaccAACCAATACAAGGCTACTATTGGAGCTGATTTCCTTACTAAGGAAATTGGAGTAGATGATAGACTTGTCACAATGCag ATTTGGGATACAGCTGGACAAGAAAGATTTCAGTCACTTGGATTAGCCTTCTATCGAGGTGCAGATTGTGCAGTGCTTGTTTATGATGTTACTGCACCAAATACTTTCAAGTCACTAGATGGTTGGAGAGATGAATTTTTGATTCAAGCTGGACCTCGAGATCCTGATAATTTTCCCTTCATTGTTATTGGCAACAAAATTGATCTTGAAAATCGATCT ATTACCACAAAGCGTGCATTAGCTTGGTGTCAGAGCAAGAATAATATTCCTTACTTTGAAACCTCAGCTAAAGAAGCTATTAATGTGGAGCAAGCTTTCCAATGTGTAGCAAAAAATGCACTAGCACAAGAGACAGAAGTAGAACTGTATAATGAATTTCCTGATCAAATTAAGCTTACAAATGAACAGACACCTAGATCGGACAGCTGTGCTTGCTAA